From the genome of Haloterrigena sp. KLK7, one region includes:
- a CDS encoding transporter — protein sequence MTPQPTATSDRTDPVRIVCLVTLVASHGLIRLAERYLPEFVVAIGRGPIVAGALVTLGLGVAAAAAERSSDPTAAETRAIAPTAAAVASALIAAVGLLAWAGAPTLDILLGTPLSSLGWLAVGIVLLQAWHVRGPAKGLWPTDTRVASPPSSATAVPDDPSSRRGAVDARPTRIVVGAIGVAAAAVFAAAAVASADRVSAGFALVAAAAAAVGLVGAVALGSVGERSPLLGDRSRREGVERDTDVATDADSALGAVSSAASRLPDRRRWAVIGDALVRVALAGSWPFLILLVVEYRSIGLSIGGLSLAPAAVFGLFVLAEAAGAIVGAVAAPALASRLDRRALLAVGLAVVSLLPMVLVAAPPSAGIVAVLFGLLGCRTAIEPLRPTVGASARPAPVPGPRLPDAVRTAVRFAVVPAPLIGGLLYAADPIFAFTVATTVGLLGVRELGRAFQFDRR from the coding sequence ATGACCCCACAACCGACAGCCACGTCCGACCGAACCGATCCCGTCCGGATCGTCTGTCTCGTCACGCTCGTGGCGAGCCACGGACTGATTCGCCTCGCCGAACGCTACCTCCCCGAGTTCGTCGTCGCGATCGGCCGCGGGCCGATCGTCGCCGGTGCGCTGGTGACGCTCGGTCTGGGCGTCGCCGCCGCGGCGGCAGAGCGCTCGAGCGATCCCACCGCCGCCGAGACGAGGGCGATCGCGCCGACCGCGGCCGCGGTGGCGTCCGCGCTGATCGCCGCGGTCGGCCTCCTCGCGTGGGCGGGCGCGCCGACGCTCGATATCCTGCTGGGGACGCCGCTGTCGTCACTGGGATGGCTCGCGGTCGGGATCGTCCTCCTCCAGGCGTGGCACGTTCGCGGCCCCGCGAAGGGCCTGTGGCCGACCGATACCCGCGTCGCGTCGCCGCCCTCGAGCGCGACTGCGGTCCCTGACGACCCGTCGAGCCGGCGTGGAGCCGTCGACGCTCGGCCGACGCGGATCGTCGTCGGTGCCATCGGCGTCGCCGCCGCGGCGGTGTTCGCGGCGGCCGCCGTCGCGAGCGCCGATAGGGTCTCCGCGGGATTCGCGCTCGTCGCCGCGGCCGCCGCTGCGGTCGGCCTCGTCGGCGCGGTCGCGCTCGGTTCGGTCGGGGAGCGATCGCCGCTGCTCGGCGACCGTTCCCGTCGCGAGGGAGTCGAGCGCGACACCGACGTCGCGACCGACGCCGACTCGGCGCTCGGCGCCGTCAGCAGCGCCGCCTCGAGGCTCCCCGACCGCCGCCGCTGGGCGGTCATCGGCGACGCCCTCGTCAGGGTCGCGCTCGCCGGTAGCTGGCCGTTTCTGATCCTGCTGGTCGTCGAGTATCGGTCGATCGGGCTCTCGATCGGCGGCCTCTCGCTGGCTCCGGCCGCCGTCTTCGGCCTGTTCGTCCTCGCGGAGGCCGCGGGCGCGATCGTCGGTGCGGTCGCCGCTCCCGCGCTCGCCTCGCGGCTCGATCGCCGGGCGCTGCTGGCCGTCGGTCTCGCGGTCGTCTCGCTGCTCCCGATGGTACTCGTGGCGGCCCCGCCCAGTGCCGGTATCGTCGCCGTCCTGTTCGGTCTGCTCGGCTGCCGGACCGCGATCGAACCGCTCCGGCCGACCGTCGGGGCGAGCGCTCGACCCGCCCCGGTTCCCGGCCCGCGGCTCCCCGACGCGGTCAGGACGGCGGTGCGGTTCGCCGTCGTCCCCGCGCCGTTGATCGGCGGGCTCCTGTACGCGGCCGATCCGATCTTCGCGTTCACCGTCGCGACGACGGTCGGCCTGCTCGGCGTTCGCGAACTGGGTCGGGCGTTTCAGTTCGACCGACGATGA
- a CDS encoding permease has product MYVVTQSITDAATLVPAETRPFVSLAVAAVEHGLLRPRALAHGWPTGAGFVSPNANDGSLELAARLVGLLGVVLLRLVEGVGIAFKMAWETWWALVLGFTLSGAIQEFLSEDQITGYLGDDSWRAVAYGSFFGASSSSCSFSAVSMTRSLFTKGASAAASLGAFQFASTDLVLELALIVLLLLGWQFALAEVVGGLVAIVVLAIVYRRFVPEAWIERAREHARALEETECATCGMRADPADEETIEATVDGQRRYFCCGGCRNAYDPSADREPVTAGPELLSGDRWKSATANAIREWDMLWRDILLGFLIAGLLAAFVPNAWWTAVFGVGAEGSVVRLVSNVILGAVVGVVTFLCSVGNVPFGVVLWQNGVSFGGVLAFIFADLLILPLVQAYRRYYGIRMAAVIFVAFFLAAVTAGLAVQLLFGGLGLVPPVSAAGGTVPGTYTALLNAVAIPILAVQVYVVLEPEQRARIGDRLAPHVAGLVIRTHQLLERIAYALEDRGLE; this is encoded by the coding sequence ATGTACGTAGTCACGCAATCGATCACCGACGCCGCCACCCTCGTCCCCGCGGAGACGCGGCCGTTCGTCTCGCTCGCAGTGGCGGCGGTCGAACACGGACTGCTCCGTCCGAGAGCGCTCGCTCACGGCTGGCCGACCGGCGCGGGGTTCGTCTCCCCGAACGCGAACGACGGGAGCCTCGAGTTGGCGGCCCGCCTCGTCGGCCTGCTCGGCGTCGTCCTGTTACGGCTCGTCGAGGGCGTGGGCATCGCGTTCAAGATGGCCTGGGAGACGTGGTGGGCGCTCGTGCTCGGCTTCACGCTCTCCGGCGCGATCCAAGAGTTCCTCTCCGAGGACCAGATCACGGGCTACCTCGGCGACGACAGCTGGCGAGCCGTCGCTTACGGCTCGTTCTTCGGCGCGTCGTCCTCGAGCTGCTCGTTCTCGGCGGTCTCGATGACCCGGTCGCTGTTCACGAAGGGCGCGTCGGCCGCGGCCAGTCTGGGCGCGTTCCAGTTCGCGAGTACGGATCTCGTGCTGGAACTCGCCTTGATCGTTCTGCTCCTGCTGGGCTGGCAGTTCGCCCTCGCCGAGGTCGTCGGCGGCCTCGTGGCGATCGTCGTCCTCGCGATCGTCTACCGTCGGTTCGTTCCCGAGGCGTGGATCGAACGCGCACGAGAGCACGCCCGAGCGCTCGAGGAGACCGAGTGTGCCACCTGTGGCATGCGTGCGGATCCGGCCGACGAGGAGACGATCGAAGCGACGGTCGACGGCCAGCGGCGATACTTCTGCTGTGGCGGCTGTCGCAACGCGTACGATCCCTCGGCCGACCGGGAGCCGGTCACCGCCGGTCCCGAACTGCTGTCCGGCGACCGCTGGAAGTCGGCGACCGCGAACGCGATCCGCGAGTGGGACATGCTCTGGCGGGACATCCTGCTGGGCTTTCTCATCGCCGGCCTGCTGGCCGCGTTCGTGCCGAACGCGTGGTGGACAGCCGTCTTCGGCGTCGGTGCCGAGGGTAGCGTCGTTCGGCTCGTCTCGAACGTCATCCTGGGTGCCGTCGTCGGCGTCGTTACCTTCCTCTGTTCGGTCGGGAACGTCCCCTTCGGGGTCGTCCTCTGGCAGAACGGCGTCTCCTTCGGCGGCGTCCTCGCGTTCATCTTCGCGGACCTGCTGATCCTCCCGCTGGTTCAGGCCTATCGCCGCTACTACGGGATCCGGATGGCTGCCGTGATCTTCGTCGCGTTCTTCCTCGCAGCAGTGACCGCCGGTCTCGCCGTCCAACTGTTGTTCGGCGGGCTCGGGCTCGTCCCGCCCGTGAGCGCAGCCGGCGGCACCGTCCCCGGGACGTACACGGCCCTCCTCAACGCCGTCGCCATCCCGATCCTCGCGGTGCAGGTCTACGTCGTCCTCGAGCCGGAACAGCGCGCCCGCATCGGCGACCGGCTCGCGCCCCACGTCGCCGGGCTCGTCATCCGCACCCACCAGCTCCTCGAGCGGATCGCCTACGCGCTCGAGGACCGCGGGCTGGAGTGA
- a CDS encoding TIGR00341 family protein, with translation MRLLTVLTGSQSTTDEVRAVIDRHDLEYSLADHGDGEDRTITVPAPANAVEPLEDDLRSVAGEVTIVVEEPMAIVGSGWDGTPERRGEWLSFERISRSELRSKARSQLPSPVIFAAMTAISGIVATTGVLLNSLAVLVGAMVIAPLLGPAMASSVATVLDDRRLFVRGIELQLAGIGVAMASALAFAVFARTSSVVAAVVDLEASLGLGSHGLPPSLLVTVAVCSGIAGGLGMATTGITDLIGVMIAAAIMPPIGVVGVGVAWGEPAAVLGSLVVVAVNLIAINVGAIATLWTVGFHPSDRSRIRTTRGAIIRRVVLLTVLLLVALRLLEVVSGGL, from the coding sequence ATGCGACTCCTGACGGTGCTCACCGGCTCGCAGTCGACGACCGACGAGGTCAGGGCCGTCATCGATCGCCACGACCTCGAGTACAGCCTCGCCGACCACGGCGACGGCGAGGATCGAACGATCACCGTCCCGGCGCCCGCGAACGCGGTCGAACCGCTGGAAGACGACCTGCGGTCGGTCGCCGGCGAGGTCACCATCGTCGTCGAGGAACCGATGGCGATCGTCGGCAGCGGCTGGGACGGGACGCCCGAACGGCGCGGCGAGTGGCTCTCGTTCGAGCGCATCTCGCGGAGCGAACTGCGCTCGAAGGCCCGGTCGCAGTTGCCCTCGCCGGTCATCTTCGCCGCGATGACCGCGATCAGCGGAATCGTCGCCACGACGGGAGTCCTGCTGAACTCGCTGGCGGTCCTCGTGGGCGCGATGGTGATCGCGCCGCTGCTCGGGCCCGCGATGGCCTCGAGCGTCGCGACTGTGCTCGACGACCGCCGTCTGTTCGTCCGCGGAATCGAGCTCCAGCTCGCCGGGATCGGCGTCGCGATGGCGAGCGCGCTCGCGTTCGCGGTGTTCGCCCGGACGTCGTCGGTCGTCGCGGCCGTCGTCGACCTCGAGGCGAGCCTCGGGCTGGGCAGCCACGGCCTGCCGCCGTCGCTGCTGGTGACCGTCGCGGTCTGTTCGGGCATCGCCGGCGGACTCGGGATGGCGACGACCGGGATTACGGATCTCATCGGCGTGATGATCGCGGCCGCGATCATGCCGCCGATCGGCGTCGTCGGCGTCGGCGTCGCGTGGGGCGAGCCCGCGGCCGTGCTGGGGTCGCTCGTCGTCGTCGCCGTCAACCTCATCGCGATCAACGTCGGCGCGATCGCCACCCTGTGGACCGTCGGCTTCCATCCCTCGGACCGCTCCCGGATCCGGACCACGAGAGGGGCCATCATCCGACGGGTCGTCCTGCTGACCGTGCTGTTGCTGGTCGCGCTCCGACTGCTCGAGGTCGTCTCCGGCGGCCTCTGA